From Anoplopoma fimbria isolate UVic2021 breed Golden Eagle Sablefish chromosome 11, Afim_UVic_2022, whole genome shotgun sequence, one genomic window encodes:
- the tlk2 gene encoding serine/threonine-protein kinase tousled-like 2 isoform X1, whose protein sequence is MMEELHSLDPRRQELLEARFTGVGVAKGSGQNQNESSNQSLCSVGSLSDKELETPEKKANDQRVRKRKADHFDSSQGKAGARGHKISDYFEFAGGSGPGTSPARGVPPVVRSSPQHSLSNPPVTVQQGSPSSISSANTEHSTCSLKPASLHMLHKATQSDLTIEKLTAMENNKNSDLEKKEGRIDDLLRANCDLRRQIDEQQRMLERYKERLNKCVTMSKKLLIEKSKQEKMACRDKSMQDRLRLGHFTTVRHGASFTEQWTDGYAFQNLIKQQERINSQREDIERQRKLLAKRKPPSMAQTPPPSLEQNKRKSKTNGTESEALSQAEYHEQEEIFKLRLGHLKKEEAEIQAELERLERVRNLHIRELKRIHNEDNSQFKDHPTLNDRYLLLYLLGRGGFSEVYKAFDLTEQRYVAVKIHQLNKNWRDEKKENYHKHACREYRIHKELDHPRIVKLYDYFSLDTDSFCTVLEYCEGNDLDFYLKQHKLMSEKEGRSIIMQIVNALKYLNEIRPPIIHYDLKPGNILLVNGTACGEIKITDFGLSKIMDDDSYNSVDGMELTSQGAGTYWYLPPECFVVGKEPPKISNKVDVWSVGVIFYQCLYGRKPFGHNQSQQDILQENTILKATDVQFPPKPVVTPEAKAFIRRCLVYRKEDRIDVHQLASDPFLMPHIRKSVASSGTSGMAVASTSSSSNSSASN, encoded by the exons ATGATGGAGGAACTGCATAGCCTGGACCCCCGACGGCAAGAGCTGTTGGAGGCTCGCTTCACTGGGGTCGGTGTGGCTAAG GGCTCGGGTCAGAACCAAAATGAGTCATCCAACCAGAGTCTTTGCAGTGTAGGCTCGCTCAGTGACAAAGAGCTTGAG ACTCCTGAGAAAAAAGCAAATGACCAGAGAGTAAGAAAACGGAAAGCAGACCATTTTGACAGCAGCCAAG GCAAAGCAGGTGCAAGGGGACATAAAATTAGTGATTATTTTGAG TTTGCGGGAGGTAGCGGTCCTGGTACCAGCCCTGCCAGGGGAGTTCCACCAGTGGTCCGCTCTTCCCCACAACACTCACTTTCCAACCCCCCTGTCACG GTGCAGCAGGGAAGCCCGTCCTCCATAAGCTCGGCCAACACAGAGCACTCGACGTGTTCGCTGAAGCCTGCATCTCTTCACATGCTCCACAAAGCCACACAG TCTGACCTTACTATAGAGAAACTAACAGCAATGGAGAACAACAAGAACTCTGACCTGGAGAAGAAGGAGGGCCGAATAGACGATTTGCTACGG GCAAACTGTGATCTGAGAAGACAGATTGACGAACAGCAGAGAATGCTGGAACGATACAAGGAACGCTTAAATAAGTGTGTGACCATGTCCAAGAAGCTGCtgattgaaaaa TCCAAACAGGAGAAGATGGCATGCCGGGACAAAAGCATGCAGGACAGGCTTCGACTTGGTCACTTCACCACAGTGAGACATGGAGCGTCTTTCACTGAGCAGTGGACGGATGGATATGCCTTCCAAAACCTTATCAA ACAACAAGAAAGGATCAATTCCCAGCGGGAGGACATTGAAAGACAGAGGAAGCTGCTGGCCAAACGCAAGCCGCCCTCCATGGCCCAGACTCCACCTCCAAGCCTGGAGCAAAACAAACGCAAAAGCAAAACCAATGGAACAGAAAGTGAAGC GTTATCGCAGGCAGAGTACCACGAACAAGAGGAAATCTTTAAACTAAGACTAGGCCACCTAAAGAAG GAGGAAGCAGAGATCCAGGCGGAGCTGGAGAGGTTGGAGCGAGTGCGAAACCTCCACATTCGCGAGCTGAAAAGGATCCACAATGAGGATAATTCTCA ATTCAAAGATCACCCTACGCTAAATGACCGGTACCTGCTACTCTATTTACTTGGACGGGGAGGTTTCAGTGAAGTTTACAAG GCCTTTGACTTAACAGAGCAAAGGTATGTTGCGGTCAAAATCCACCAGTTAAACAAGAACTGGAGggatgagaagaaagaaaattatcACAA ACACGCATGCAGAGAATATAGAATCCATAAAGAACTGGACCACCCACGAATAGTTAAACTCTACGACTACTTTTCGCTTGACACCGACTC GTTCTGCACAGTCCTGGAGTACTGCGAGGGAAATGACTTGGACTTCTACCTGAAGCAGCACAAGCTCATGTCAGAGAAAGAGGGCCGCTCCATCATCATGCAGATTGTCAACGCCCTGAAGTACCTCAACGAGATCAGACCGCCCATTATCCACTATGACCTTAAACCTG GTAACATCCTCCTGGTGAACGGCACTGCCTGTGGGGAGATCAAGATCACAGACTTTGGCCTGTCGAAGATCATGGATGATGACAGCTACAACTCCGTGGACGGGATGGAGCTGACGTCACAGGGAGCAGGAACATACTG GTACCTGCCCCCAGAGTGCTTTGTGGTTGGGAAGGAACCACCCAAAATCTCCAACAAGGTGGATGTGTGGTCCGTGGGAGTCATTTTCTACCAGTGTTTGTATGGTCGCAAG CCCTTCGGCCACAACCAGTCCCAGCAGGACATCCTGCAGGAGAACACCATACTGAAGGCAACAGATGTGCAGTTTCCCCCTAAACCAGTAGTCACACCTGAAGCTAAG
- the tlk2 gene encoding serine/threonine-protein kinase tousled-like 2 isoform X2 — MMEELHSLDPRRQELLEARFTGVGVAKGSGQNQNESSNQSLCSVGSLSDKELETPEKKANDQRVRKRKADHFDSSQGKAGARGHKISDYFEVQQGSPSSISSANTEHSTCSLKPASLHMLHKATQSDLTIEKLTAMENNKNSDLEKKEGRIDDLLRANCDLRRQIDEQQRMLERYKERLNKCVTMSKKLLIEKSKQEKMACRDKSMQDRLRLGHFTTVRHGASFTEQWTDGYAFQNLIKQQERINSQREDIERQRKLLAKRKPPSMAQTPPPSLEQNKRKSKTNGTESEALSQAEYHEQEEIFKLRLGHLKKEEAEIQAELERLERVRNLHIRELKRIHNEDNSQFKDHPTLNDRYLLLYLLGRGGFSEVYKAFDLTEQRYVAVKIHQLNKNWRDEKKENYHKHACREYRIHKELDHPRIVKLYDYFSLDTDSFCTVLEYCEGNDLDFYLKQHKLMSEKEGRSIIMQIVNALKYLNEIRPPIIHYDLKPGNILLVNGTACGEIKITDFGLSKIMDDDSYNSVDGMELTSQGAGTYWYLPPECFVVGKEPPKISNKVDVWSVGVIFYQCLYGRKPFGHNQSQQDILQENTILKATDVQFPPKPVVTPEAKAFIRRCLVYRKEDRIDVHQLASDPFLMPHIRKSVASSGTSGMAVASTSSSSNSSASN; from the exons ATGATGGAGGAACTGCATAGCCTGGACCCCCGACGGCAAGAGCTGTTGGAGGCTCGCTTCACTGGGGTCGGTGTGGCTAAG GGCTCGGGTCAGAACCAAAATGAGTCATCCAACCAGAGTCTTTGCAGTGTAGGCTCGCTCAGTGACAAAGAGCTTGAG ACTCCTGAGAAAAAAGCAAATGACCAGAGAGTAAGAAAACGGAAAGCAGACCATTTTGACAGCAGCCAAG GCAAAGCAGGTGCAAGGGGACATAAAATTAGTGATTATTTTGAG GTGCAGCAGGGAAGCCCGTCCTCCATAAGCTCGGCCAACACAGAGCACTCGACGTGTTCGCTGAAGCCTGCATCTCTTCACATGCTCCACAAAGCCACACAG TCTGACCTTACTATAGAGAAACTAACAGCAATGGAGAACAACAAGAACTCTGACCTGGAGAAGAAGGAGGGCCGAATAGACGATTTGCTACGG GCAAACTGTGATCTGAGAAGACAGATTGACGAACAGCAGAGAATGCTGGAACGATACAAGGAACGCTTAAATAAGTGTGTGACCATGTCCAAGAAGCTGCtgattgaaaaa TCCAAACAGGAGAAGATGGCATGCCGGGACAAAAGCATGCAGGACAGGCTTCGACTTGGTCACTTCACCACAGTGAGACATGGAGCGTCTTTCACTGAGCAGTGGACGGATGGATATGCCTTCCAAAACCTTATCAA ACAACAAGAAAGGATCAATTCCCAGCGGGAGGACATTGAAAGACAGAGGAAGCTGCTGGCCAAACGCAAGCCGCCCTCCATGGCCCAGACTCCACCTCCAAGCCTGGAGCAAAACAAACGCAAAAGCAAAACCAATGGAACAGAAAGTGAAGC GTTATCGCAGGCAGAGTACCACGAACAAGAGGAAATCTTTAAACTAAGACTAGGCCACCTAAAGAAG GAGGAAGCAGAGATCCAGGCGGAGCTGGAGAGGTTGGAGCGAGTGCGAAACCTCCACATTCGCGAGCTGAAAAGGATCCACAATGAGGATAATTCTCA ATTCAAAGATCACCCTACGCTAAATGACCGGTACCTGCTACTCTATTTACTTGGACGGGGAGGTTTCAGTGAAGTTTACAAG GCCTTTGACTTAACAGAGCAAAGGTATGTTGCGGTCAAAATCCACCAGTTAAACAAGAACTGGAGggatgagaagaaagaaaattatcACAA ACACGCATGCAGAGAATATAGAATCCATAAAGAACTGGACCACCCACGAATAGTTAAACTCTACGACTACTTTTCGCTTGACACCGACTC GTTCTGCACAGTCCTGGAGTACTGCGAGGGAAATGACTTGGACTTCTACCTGAAGCAGCACAAGCTCATGTCAGAGAAAGAGGGCCGCTCCATCATCATGCAGATTGTCAACGCCCTGAAGTACCTCAACGAGATCAGACCGCCCATTATCCACTATGACCTTAAACCTG GTAACATCCTCCTGGTGAACGGCACTGCCTGTGGGGAGATCAAGATCACAGACTTTGGCCTGTCGAAGATCATGGATGATGACAGCTACAACTCCGTGGACGGGATGGAGCTGACGTCACAGGGAGCAGGAACATACTG GTACCTGCCCCCAGAGTGCTTTGTGGTTGGGAAGGAACCACCCAAAATCTCCAACAAGGTGGATGTGTGGTCCGTGGGAGTCATTTTCTACCAGTGTTTGTATGGTCGCAAG CCCTTCGGCCACAACCAGTCCCAGCAGGACATCCTGCAGGAGAACACCATACTGAAGGCAACAGATGTGCAGTTTCCCCCTAAACCAGTAGTCACACCTGAAGCTAAG
- the mettl2a gene encoding tRNA N(3)-methylcytidine methyltransferase METTL2 yields MAAPHAVVGVEEGSSETSLVMSDSTTGDVKRPLFGTRFLTDPRQVFQHNAWDNVEWSEEQEASARKKVLENNQPLPTEKQEEYDSRANEFWNGFYTIHENRFFKDRHWLFTEFPELAPQCSLNHESRLEVSDSDDGQQESLDQEHRREVATDADILGSSATYRILEVGCGVGNTVFPILKTNNDPGLFVYCCDFSSTAVELVKSNPEYDPGRCFAFVHDLSDVEANYPVSDGTLDVIVLIFVLSALHPNKMQESISRLARLLKPGGVMLLRDYGRYDMAQLRFKKGRCLSENFYVRGDGTRVYFFTQDELHEMFTEAGLEKVQNLVDRRLQVNRGKQLTMYRVWIQCKYRKARAQPLETKDQDRGEDPPGLTVT; encoded by the exons ATGGCGGCGCCCCATGCCGTGGTCGGTGTGGAGGAAGGCAGCAGCGAAACATCACTGGTCATGTCAGATTCAACCACCGGAGATGTGAAGAGGCCTCTGTTCGGGACACGTTTCCTCACAGACCCGCGGCAGGTCTTCCAGCACAACGCATG GGACAATGTGGAGTGGAGTGAGGAACAAGAAGCCTCTGCTAGGAAGAAAGTCTTAGAAAACAATCAACCTCTACCCACAGAGAAACAAG AGGAATATGACAGCCGAGCAAATGAGTTTTGGAATGGTTTTTACACAATCCATGAGAATCGATTTTTCAAAGACCGTCACTGGCTCTTCACAGAGTTCCCAGAGTTGGCCCCCCAGTGTAGCCTTAACCATGAGTCACGTCTTGAAGTCTCTGACTCAGATGATGGTCAACAGGAGAGTCTGGATCAAGAACACAGAAGAGAAGTTGCAACCGATGCAGACATCCTTGGCTCTTCTGCCACATATCGCATACTGGAG GTCGGCTGCGGTGTAGGCAATACTGTTTTTCCAATACTGAAGACAAACAA TGACCCGGGACTCTTTGTTTACTGCTGTGATTTCTCCAGCACTGCTGTGGAGCTAGTCAAG AGTAATCCAGAGTACGACCCTGGGCGCTGCTTCGCCTTTGTTCATGACTTGAGTGATGTGGAAGCCAATTACCCCGTCTCTGATGGAACCCTTGATGTTATAGTGCTAATCTTTGTGTTATCAGCGTTGCATCCCAACAA GATGCAGGAATCCATCAGTAGATTAGCGCGGCTGCTGAAGCCTGGGGGAGTGATGCTGCTCAGAGACTATGGACGCTACGATATGGCACAGCTTCGCTTCAAGAAAG GAAGGTGTCTATCTGAAAACTTTTATGTCCGAGGTGATGGAACAAGAGTGTATTTCTTTACTCAAg ATGAGCTACATGAGATGTTCACTGAGGCCGGGCTTGAGAAAGTGCAGAACCTTGTTGACAGAAGGCTACAGGTGAATAGAGGCAAACAGCTCACCATGTACAGGGTGTGGATCCAGTGCAAGTACCGCAAGGCTCGAGCTCAGCCACTTGAGACCAAGGACCAAGACAGGGGAGAGGACCCGCCTGGCTTGACCGTCACCTGA